AGCACGTCAAGCAAAGAACGGCTCAGTGAAATTCTGAGCGTCGCCGCCGTGCTTGCGATGGCGGCCGGGGTCTATGCTGTTCTGTTCAATCGCGCGAACGTTCTATCTCATTCGATCGGCTACAACCTCTACGCGTCGGAGCGAGTGCTTGAAGGCGGCGTGCCCTACCGGGACTTTCATACGCTCTATCCGCCGGCGATATTCTATCTGAACGCCGCTCTGTTCAAATGGCTTGGCGTCTCGCTCTCCACCGCGCTGCTCGGCGTGCTGATCTTCAAAGTGCTGACGGTTGCGGTGATTTACTCGAGCGGCCGGCAGGTGATGCCCAGAGTCTGGGCGCTCGCAGCCGCGCTTTCTTCGCTTTTGTGGCTGAGACCTAACGGACCATTCAAGTCCGTTCCGATGCACTACGGCGCGCTGCTATTGGCGTTGGCGATGTGCCTGTTGCTGAAGCACCAGCGAAGTCAAAAGCCGTTGGAGATATTACTGGCGGGCGCATCGCTCGGATTGCTCGCGTTGTTCAAGCACAACATCGGAGCTTATGCGCTCGCGGGTTCGGTTGTTTTTCTCGTATTCGAAGATCGCGGCGTTGTCCGGCAAGCTTCAGTTCGTCGCGGGCCGAGTGCGGCGCTTCAACGACTGAGCGACAAACTGAAGTCCGCCGGACAGCGGAACTATCGTCGCGCGCTTCTCTTGTTGATCGGCTTTGCCGCGGCGATTGCTCCGGCGCTGGTCTACATGCAGATGAACGATGCGCTTGCGCGGATGATGAGGACTCTGCTTTTTGGACCCGGCGAATTCCTTTTGAGCAGACTGGCCATTCCGCTATCGCCGGTTGCGCCCGCTCTTTTGGCCGCGGCTCTGGCAGCGACCGCGTACGCCGCGCACAGGCTTCGAAGCCGTCCGGCCATCGCTGCCGGTCTCTGGTTGATCTTGATTGCGGCTATCTCTTTTTTCGTGTTGCGCGGAAATCAAGCGGACGTCAATCAGATCATCTTCTACCTGCCGATGCTTGTGCTCGGTTGTGGCTTCGCGATCGCTGTCTTCACCAACACATTCGCGGCGGCCGAGCGGCGCGCGCTGTTGATCCTCTTCATCTTCTCAGCAGCCGCGTTGATGGAGCTGTTCCCGCGCTTCGCACGCGAGCAGACCATCGCCGCAATGCCCTTCGTAGTGCTGTTCCTGTTTTGCTTGCTCTATCTGTTGAGGCCGGCGATAACAGCACTCGCCGGCGGGACGATGCAGTATCGGCTAGCGCTCGTCGCGCTGCCATTGACATTCTCGTTGATAGAAGGGCGGTTGTTCTTCAACACTTATTTTGACGGCAATCTTCGCTTCAAAGCCGCTGCTCGAGTCAACATCGAGCGGGGCCGTGGCGTGTACTTTCCGGCGGCGACTGCCGCTATGATCGACGACGCTGTAAACTACATCCAGCAGCGCGTGCCGCCAGGCGGATATGTGTTCGCGCAATCGGATGCGGGAACGTCTCTCTTATTCCTTTCCAATCGCAGGAACGCATCGAACGCGCAGTTCTGGATCGGCGTCGGAGTGACGCAAGAGGAACGCGCCGCGACGCTGGAGCGAATTGACAAGAACCAGACTAAACTGATAATCACCAGCGACGAAGTGCTCGCAGCCGAAAAATACGAACCGATGCGCGACTACATCGAGCGAAACTTCAAGCCCAGCGTACGCTTCGACGACGTGCTGATCCTGGAGAGATGAGGATAAAAGAAACTGTGTCCGTGATGGCCGAGGAAAACCGAGAGACGTTTGATCAGGAGATTCGGCTCGACAGTTTCTTCAAGTGGGTCTGGCGCGGCAAATGGTTGATCATCCTCCTGGTGATAGTCGCCAGCGGCGTGGCTGCGATGATGGCTCTAAGGCAGCCCGAACTGCACACCGCAACCGCGCTCGTCGAAGTTGGCCGCGTGTGGGGCAAGCAGCTCAAAGACATTTACGTGACCGTCGAGATTGCCAACAGCCCGGGCTTCATCCAGGAAGTCGCAGATAAAGCAGGCATCAAGCCCGGCCAGCTCGCCCGGAGTGTTCAGGTGGGCGCGGTCGAATCGGGTGTGCCGCACTCAATTTATCCGATTCTGATCCGGGTGACCGCCAAGACTGAGAGCGCGGACGAATCGGTGAGGCTCGCCCAGACTGTGGCAGACGAGATAGTTGCGCGTCACGAGAAGTTGTTTGACGAAGCGATTGCGCCGCACCTCGAGCGCCAGCTCCAGCTCGAGCAGCAGTTGCGAGTCCAATCGTCACCCTCCGACCTCGCATTCAGAGTCGAAGCGGAGCTGGCCGAGGTGAAAGCCAACAACTCATCGCCGACCTCGACCGAGAAGACTCACTTGGTTGAGAAAGTCGTGCCGGGCGCGACGACTCGTCCGGAAATCTGGCGAGGCGCCGCAACGGCGGGGTTGATCGCTGCACTAGTGGGGGTCGCGCTCGCGTGTTTGCTGGGCTATTACAAGGCCGCGCCGCGAAACTGATGGCCAGCCTATCGAGTTCGAACAAGTAGTTCGTCTTATGAAGAGCTTGCTTAAAGAACTGATGTTCCCGCTGATTGCCGTCGTCGCGGCGTTTTTGGTTGGCGGCATCATCGTGTGGATGGTGGGCGAGAGCCCGCTGCTGGTGTACGAGCTCTTCTTCACCAGCGCATTCGGGTCGGTCGATGGTATCGGCTACACGCTGTTCTACGCGACGCCGCTGATCTTCACCGGACTCGCCGTGGCGGTTGCATTCAAGTGCGGCTTGCTGAACATCGGCGCAGAAGGACAACTGATCGTCGCCGCGTTTGCCACGGCTTGGGTTGGGCTGGTGTTGCCGGGTTGGCCGGCGCTTCTAGTGATGCTGCTTGCGATGCTCGCGGCCGTCCTCGCCGGCGGAGTGTGGGCCGGAATTCCGGGCGTGCTCAAGGCGAAGTTCGGCGCCCACGAAGTCATCACCACGATCATGATGAACTTCATCGCTGCCGGCCTGGTTAGCTACCTGACTCAATATCACTATCGAAGGCAGGGAGACCCGATACTGGAGACGTTGCCCATAGCCGAGAAGGTAGGCGGGTCGGTGGCCGGACCACACATTCCGCGAATGAGCGCGCTGCTTGCTCCTCTGGGAATAAGCTTCCCGGATCGCTTGCCGTTGAACCTGGCCTTCCTGTTTGCGCTTGCAGCGTGCGTGGTCGTCTATGTTTTCCTGTGGAAGACGAAGTGGGGCTACGAGCTGCGCGCAGTCGGCATCAACCCATCCGCCGCGGAGTACGGCGGCATTTCGGTCGCGCGCAACATAGTGATGGCGATGTTCATCTCGGGCATGCTTGCCGGAATGGTCGGCATCAACGACGTGCTGGGTTATCGCTATCGCTACTATCACAACTTCTCGGCGAACTACGGCTTCACCGGAATCGCGGTGGCGTTGCTCGGGCGGAATCATCCGGTGGGTGTGCTGCTGGCGGCGATTTTGTTTGGCGCGCTGATAAGGTCCGGGTTGTTCATCGACATCTTCACCGGCGTGTCCAAGGATTGGGTTGTGATTTTGCAAGCTATTATCATTCTGTTCGTCGCGTGCGAAGGGGTCTTTAGGGGCGGCGCAAAGAGATTGATCCGTGGAAACGTCTGAGGTTTCTAGTTTCTAGTTTCTAGTTTCTGGTTTCTGGTTTCTGGCGTTTCTAGTGGACTGTAACATCCGCTTCACTAGTGAAGGAGGTATATCCGCGCAAATCCGTCAAACCCGTGTCATCCGTGGTCTATGCGGAGCTGGCAATGCGATTCTTACGAACTCATAGACCACGGATGATACGGGTTTGACGGATTCGCACCGATTAGAAACCAGAAACCAAGAAGAAGAATGCTAAAAACCATCGTCAACCTATCGCTGCTCGCGTCGATGGTACGATACGCGACGCCGCTGACGCTCGCCTCGCTTGGCGGCATGTTCTCCGAGCGTGGCGGAGTCATCAACATCGGGCTCGAAGGCATAATGCTGGCCGGCGCGTTTACCGCGGCGGCGGTGACAGTAAAGGTAGGAAATCCTTGGATCGGGCTCCTGTGCGCGGCGGCGGCGGGCTTGCTCGTTGCGCTCATTCACGCGGTGGCTTCGATCCAGTTCAAAGCCGATCAGGTAGTCGTCGGCACCGCAATCAACATTCTGTTCCTGGGGGTGCCGCCGCTTGTGTCGGGCGCGCTTTTCGAATCGACGGGCTCAACGCCTCAGCTCCCGCGCGGCCAAACCCTGCCCGAATGGCACATTCCGTTGATCGATCATGTTCCTGTGCTGAAGCAACTGCTCTCCGGACTCACGCCCATCTCTTACCTGGCGTTCGCGCTGGTTCCGATCAGCTATTACGTTTTATTCCGTACGCGATTCGGCTTGCGGCTCCGCGCGGTCGGGGAGAACCCTGAAGCCGCGGACACCGCCGGCGTGAGTGTCTATCGCCTCCGTTATGCCGGAGTGCTGTTGAGCGGCGTGCTCGCGGGCATCGGCGGCGCTTATCTTTCGATCGCGCAGAATTCTCTGTTCACTCGCAACATGACCGGAGGCCGCGGCTTCATCGCGCTGGCCGCTTTGATATTCGGCAAGTGGCATCCGGTTGGCGCGTTTCTGGCGTGCTTGTTGTTCGGTTTAGCCGAAGCGATTTCCGATCAGATGCAAGGCGTGGTGCCCATCCCGGTTCAGTTCATTCAAATAATTCCCTACGTGCTGACGATGGTTGTGCTGGCAGGGTTCATCGGCAGAGCAACGCCGCCTCGGGCAATCGGCATACCTTACACAAAGGAGAAATAAAACGGTCGGCGCTTTGGAGAACAAGGTATGACAATCGCAGCGAAGGTCATCGCTTTGCAGATGATCGGCGGCGAGTTGCTTGTCCACGCATTGCGCCGCAAGTGAGGTTTATCTATGGCAATTCCACTCTACGACAGAGCATCCGAAGCCTCGCGCTACATCCTGGCGAACGCCCGAGCCCGTACGCCGCGCGTTGCCGTTGTGCTTGGTTCAGGTCTCGGGGCGGTTTCCGATGCCGTTGAGGACGGAGTCGAAATCCCATATGCCGAGATACCTCACTTTGTCAGTTCAACCGTCGAGGGTCACGCCGGAAAGCTGATCATTGGGTCGTGCGGCGGAGTCGATGTCGCTCTGATGAAGGGCCGCGTCCACTTCTATGAAGGCTACTCGATGGAAGAGGTGACGCTACCGGTGCGAGTCTTCAGCTTGATGGGCATTCGCTCTCTGATCCTGACCAACGCGGCCGGAGGCACGGCGCCTCATCTGCTACCCGGTTCGCTGATGGCGATAATCGATCACATAAACACGATGGGTGAGAATCCGTTGCGAGGGCCAAACGACGAACGCTTCGGACCACGCTTTCAGGATATGACGGCGGTGTACACGCCCGCTTACGTCGAAGCCGCGCACGATGTCGCCCGCGAGATCGGCGTCGTTCTGTTTGAAGGAGTGTACGCGGCTCTGCGAGGACCGTCTTACGAAACGCCCGCCGAGATTCGAATGATCCGTAAGCTCGGAGCCGACGCAGTGGGAATGTCTACCGTCCCCGAAGCGACAGTGGCGCGGCACTGCGGAATGAACGTGCTGGCAATCTCATGCATAACCAACGTCGCCGCCGGGTTGACGAGCGCCGCGATCAACCACAGCGAAGTGATGTCTGTCGGCGAGCAAGCCGGAAAGCAACTCGCCGAGCTGATCGTTCGGGTCATCCCGCGAATCGCCGGCTCCATCGCATGGGGCGATTCATGATGCCCGCCGTTTGCTCCTGGTGGTACAATAACCACCTATGATTATCGGCATCAGCGGGGGAACCGGCTCAGGCAAAACTACCGTCGCTCAGAAGATCATCGCGCCTGTCGGCGCCGAGAACGTTGTTTACCTTCAACAGGACTCTTACTATCGCAACCTCGGCGATATGCCCCTCGACCTTCGGCACCGCGTCAACTACGACCATCCCGACGCATTCGATACCGAGTTATTGATAAACCACCTTGAAGCATTGCGGGCAGGTGAAGCCATCGAGCAGCCGGACTACGACTACCCCACACACTCGCGCAAAGCCGAAACGATTCACGTCGAACCGCGCCCGGTTATCGTCCTTGAAGGCATCCTGGTTTTTGTGAGCTCGCAGATGCGCGGGCTGATGGATCTGAAGATATTTGTCGACACCGACGCGGACATACGCTTCATTAGGCGGCTCGATCGCGACGTGCATGAACGCGGGCGCTCGGTTGAATCCGTGATCAACCAGTACACGACCACAGTGCGGCCGATGCACCTCCAGTTTGTCGAGCCGTCAAAACGCTACGCCGACATCATAATTCCCGAGGGCGGATTCAACGATGTGGGGATTGATTTGATCACCGGAAAGATCAGGTCGTTCCTTGGCCGGTCAGCCGATCAGGACACGCTCCCCATCCGATCGGACGGCAGGGAAAGCGAACGGCCGGAGTTTACCAGCTAATGGACAGCACGATCGGCAGAGGAAGCACTGTTGAAATGATAAGTGATGATGAATTGATAGCACAGGCGAGGGACGCGCGCCGCTGGGCTCACGCGCCTTACTCGAACTTCAACGTGGGAGCCGCGCTGCTCAGCTCGGACGGCCGCGTGTTCACCGGGTGCAACGTTGAGAACTCCACATACGGACTGAGCATGTGCGCCGAGCGGGTCGCGATCTTCAAAGCGATTAGCGAAGGCGCGAGCGAGATCTCCAGAGTCGCCGTCGTTACCGATCACGAACACATCGCGCCCCCGTGCGGGTGCTGTCGCCAGATGATCTGGGAGTTTTCCGGCGATAAAACCGAGGTGATCCTGGCTAACCTCTCCGGCGATGTTCGCCGCTATGGAATACGCGACCTGCTGCCTGAAGCATTCGACGCTCGATACCTCGAAGGTGTAAGCTAGCGAGCACTTCCTGGGTACCTTTCTGCGGGAGAGAATCGAATGAGCAATGAGGACTTCGAACGTCAGATGGAGTTCATGCTGAAACAGCAGGCACAGTTCAGTGCCGACCTGGCAGCTCGCGACGCCGAATCGAAAGCGCGTCACGCCGAATCGAAAGCGCGTCACGCCCAATGGGAAGCGCGCATGGACAGAGTTGATCGCCAGATCGAGCAGCTTGTGGGATTCGCCGGAACCCTAAGAGACGCGCTGGTGGGGTTGACTCACCACATCGAACGACACGATCANNNNNNNNNNNNNNNNNNNNNNNNNNNNNNNNNNNNNNNNNNNNNNNNNNNNNNNNNNNNN
This portion of the Acidobacteriota bacterium genome encodes:
- a CDS encoding glycosyltransferase family 39 protein, which translates into the protein MSAEGRSRKQKAEGRRQKAEGRKQKAEGRRQKAEGRRQKAEGRLAMRQVTTSPSIDSSTSSKERLSEILSVAAVLAMAAGVYAVLFNRANVLSHSIGYNLYASERVLEGGVPYRDFHTLYPPAIFYLNAALFKWLGVSLSTALLGVLIFKVLTVAVIYSSGRQVMPRVWALAAALSSLLWLRPNGPFKSVPMHYGALLLALAMCLLLKHQRSQKPLEILLAGASLGLLALFKHNIGAYALAGSVVFLVFEDRGVVRQASVRRGPSAALQRLSDKLKSAGQRNYRRALLLLIGFAAAIAPALVYMQMNDALARMMRTLLFGPGEFLLSRLAIPLSPVAPALLAAALAATAYAAHRLRSRPAIAAGLWLILIAAISFFVLRGNQADVNQIIFYLPMLVLGCGFAIAVFTNTFAAAERRALLILFIFSAAALMELFPRFAREQTIAAMPFVVLFLFCLLYLLRPAITALAGGTMQYRLALVALPLTFSLIEGRLFFNTYFDGNLRFKAAARVNIERGRGVYFPAATAAMIDDAVNYIQQRVPPGGYVFAQSDAGTSLLFLSNRRNASNAQFWIGVGVTQEERAATLERIDKNQTKLIITSDEVLAAEKYEPMRDYIERNFKPSVRFDDVLILER
- a CDS encoding ABC transporter permease → MLKTIVNLSLLASMVRYATPLTLASLGGMFSERGGVINIGLEGIMLAGAFTAAAVTVKVGNPWIGLLCAAAAGLLVALIHAVASIQFKADQVVVGTAINILFLGVPPLVSGALFESTGSTPQLPRGQTLPEWHIPLIDHVPVLKQLLSGLTPISYLAFALVPISYYVLFRTRFGLRLRAVGENPEAADTAGVSVYRLRYAGVLLSGVLAGIGGAYLSIAQNSLFTRNMTGGRGFIALAALIFGKWHPVGAFLACLLFGLAEAISDQMQGVVPIPVQFIQIIPYVLTMVVLAGFIGRATPPRAIGIPYTKEK
- the udk gene encoding uridine kinase, translating into MIIGISGGTGSGKTTVAQKIIAPVGAENVVYLQQDSYYRNLGDMPLDLRHRVNYDHPDAFDTELLINHLEALRAGEAIEQPDYDYPTHSRKAETIHVEPRPVIVLEGILVFVSSQMRGLMDLKIFVDTDADIRFIRRLDRDVHERGRSVESVINQYTTTVRPMHLQFVEPSKRYADIIIPEGGFNDVGIDLITGKIRSFLGRSADQDTLPIRSDGRESERPEFTS
- a CDS encoding purine-nucleoside phosphorylase is translated as MAIPLYDRASEASRYILANARARTPRVAVVLGSGLGAVSDAVEDGVEIPYAEIPHFVSSTVEGHAGKLIIGSCGGVDVALMKGRVHFYEGYSMEEVTLPVRVFSLMGIRSLILTNAAGGTAPHLLPGSLMAIIDHINTMGENPLRGPNDERFGPRFQDMTAVYTPAYVEAAHDVAREIGVVLFEGVYAALRGPSYETPAEIRMIRKLGADAVGMSTVPEATVARHCGMNVLAISCITNVAAGLTSAAINHSEVMSVGEQAGKQLAELIVRVIPRIAGSIAWGDS
- the cdd gene encoding cytidine deaminase, with the translated sequence MDSTIGRGSTVEMISDDELIAQARDARRWAHAPYSNFNVGAALLSSDGRVFTGCNVENSTYGLSMCAERVAIFKAISEGASEISRVAVVTDHEHIAPPCGCCRQMIWEFSGDKTEVILANLSGDVRRYGIRDLLPEAFDARYLEGVS
- a CDS encoding ABC transporter permease yields the protein MKSLLKELMFPLIAVVAAFLVGGIIVWMVGESPLLVYELFFTSAFGSVDGIGYTLFYATPLIFTGLAVAVAFKCGLLNIGAEGQLIVAAFATAWVGLVLPGWPALLVMLLAMLAAVLAGGVWAGIPGVLKAKFGAHEVITTIMMNFIAAGLVSYLTQYHYRRQGDPILETLPIAEKVGGSVAGPHIPRMSALLAPLGISFPDRLPLNLAFLFALAACVVVYVFLWKTKWGYELRAVGINPSAAEYGGISVARNIVMAMFISGMLAGMVGINDVLGYRYRYYHNFSANYGFTGIAVALLGRNHPVGVLLAAILFGALIRSGLFIDIFTGVSKDWVVILQAIIILFVACEGVFRGGAKRLIRGNV
- a CDS encoding Wzz/FepE/Etk N-terminal domain-containing protein, with the protein product MRIKETVSVMAEENRETFDQEIRLDSFFKWVWRGKWLIILLVIVASGVAAMMALRQPELHTATALVEVGRVWGKQLKDIYVTVEIANSPGFIQEVADKAGIKPGQLARSVQVGAVESGVPHSIYPILIRVTAKTESADESVRLAQTVADEIVARHEKLFDEAIAPHLERQLQLEQQLRVQSSPSDLAFRVEAELAEVKANNSSPTSTEKTHLVEKVVPGATTRPEIWRGAATAGLIAALVGVALACLLGYYKAAPRN